A window of Acidobacteriota bacterium genomic DNA:
GATGATTCGGCGGGACGCGGCGATGCCGGCCAATTTCGTCGATCCGCAGTCGGGCGTCGACTACTACTCGGCGGCCACGGAACTCATCACGCAGGCACGTCTGGTGGGTGCGACCAACGTGGCGCCCATCCCGTACTGGGAGAACATGTTCCCGGGGGCAGCCGGCGGCGGCCTGACGGCCACGCAGGTGATGGCCGAGGAGTTCATGGCCAACGAGCCAGACTGGATCACGGCGTTCTGGGCGGCCGATCAGTACTGCTTCCCCGCGTGCCCGTCGACCGGCCGATTCTCGTTCTTCAACCAGCAGTACGACTCGCTGGCCGTGCAGAGCTCGCTTGCGCGCTCGGGCTACAACTCGCTGCAGGTCGCGTTGCGCCGCCGCTTCGCCGACGGCTACCAGTTCGACGTCAACTACACGTACGCGGTGGCCAAGGACCATGGGTCGTCTGTCGAGCGCGGCAGTTCGTTCGGCAACTTCTCGGCCGGCGGCTATTCGGGCTTCCTCATCAACTCCTGGGAACCCGACCAGCAGTATTCGTTCGCGGATTTCGACGTCAGGCACCAGATCAACATGAACGGCCTGTTCGAGCTGCCGTTCGGCCAGGGGAAGAAGTGGGGCAGCAACGTCAATGGCGTCACCAACGCGCTGATCGGCGACTGGTCGCTGGCAGGTATCTTCCGCTGGACGAGCGGCTTCCCGTTCAGCGTCTACAACTGCCGGTCGTGCTGGAGCACCAACTGGAACCTGCAGGGCAACGCGATGCTCGTCGATCCGAACCGACTGCCGGAGCAGAAGACGACGCGCAACGCCGTGGGCGGACAGCCGAGTCCCTGGGCCAACGCGACTGACGCGATCACGTACTTCGAGCGCGCCACGCCCGGGCAGTCCGGAACGCGCAACCTGTTCCGCGGCGACGGGTACTTCGGCATCGACGTGAGCCTCGGCAAGGCGATCCGCATGCCCTTCGGTCATCGCCTGCAGTTCCGGTGGGACGTGTTCAATCTCACCAACACGGTCCGCTTCGACACGGCCACGCTCGACATGTTCCCGGACATCGCCGCGTCGTTCGGCCGCTACAACGGCACGCTGGCCGGCTGCGACGGCGCCGCCAACCGCTGCATGCAGCTCAATCTGCGGTACGAGTTCTGATCGCGGAAGGGTAGGGGCGACGCATGCGTGGCCCCTACCCGTTGCCGGCGTCCGATGCGCCGTGTATACTCCACAGGTTGTCGCGGGTCGTCGACGCGACGCCACGCGCCGGGGGCGTCGAGCTCTCGACGAGCGCCGGCGTGGCACACGGTCGGTCGAGGGGGCGGTTAGCTCAGTTGGTAGAGCACCGGTCTTACACACCGGCTGTCACAGGTTCGAGTCCTGTACCGCCCACCAGTTCGCTGGTGGTTTCGTGTGAGCGTGATTTCACGGCTGCACGATCCGGTCCGGATCGGACATCAGATTGCGGGGTCGTAGCTCAGTCGGTTAGAGCGCCGGCCTGTCACGCCGGAGGCCGCGGGTTCGAGCCCCGTCGACCCCGCCACTCCCGCAACACATTCCGACGATTCCACGAGCCCATGCTTGCGTGAATTTTCCGCGCGGCTGGGGAACTCTCGCCCAGTGCGGCACGCTGGCGTGAAATCTTCGACGATTTGGGCCTGATCGGCGACCTGCGTGGTCGGCCTCCAACTTGCACGCGTACGTCAGGCGTGAACGCACATGTGTCGACGCTGACGCCGCTGAACGCCATCGGAACCCTGCCCGCGATCATCCAGGGAGGGATGGGCGTGGCGATCTCCGACTGGCGCCTCGCCAGGGCCGTGTCGACGACAGGCGCCCTCGGCGTCGTGTCGGGCACCGCTCTCGATCAGGTCCTCGCACGGCGTCTTCAGGACGGCGACATCGGTGGGCACATGCGCCGCGCCCTCGAGGCCTTCCCGATTCCCGCCATCGCCGCGCGCATCCGCGACCGCTTTTTCATCCCCGGGGGAAAGCCCCCCCGGGCCGCGTACGAGACACTCCCGCTCCAGACGGTAGAGGGCTCGGCCGCCTTCCGTGAACTGTGCGTGGTCGCGAACTTCGTCGAGGTCTGGCTCGCCCGGCAGGGCCACACCAATCCCGTTGGTATCAACTACCTCGAGAAGATCCAGATCCCGCACCTGCCGTCGATCTACGGGGCGCTGCTGGCAGGCGTGAGCGCGATCCTGATGGGCGCGGGCATCCCCCTCAGGATCCCCGGCGCCATCGACGCCCTGACCAGCCACGAGCCTGCTTCGTATCCACTCACCGTGACGGGCGGCCAGCCCGGCGACGATGCGACGGTGACGTTCGATCCGGCCACCATCGTGGGCGACGAGAAGCCGCCTCTGACGCGCCCGGCGTTCCTGGCGATCGTCGGCTCCGCGACGCTCGCGCTGACGATGCTGCGCAAGGCCAACGGGCGGGTTGACGGGTTCGTGATCGAAGGCCCGACGGCCGGCGGCCACAACGCGCCGCCGCGTGGCAAGCTCCAGTTGAGCGAGACCGGCGAGCCCGTCTACGGCGAGCGCGACAAGGTCGATCTCGCGGCGTTCCGCGAGTTCGATCGGCCGTTCTGGCTTGCGGGCGGGTACGGATCCCGCGATGGCCTGCGCGCCGCGCGCCAAGCCGGTGCGGCGGGCGTCCAGGTGGGGACGGCGTTCGCGCTCTGCGAGGACTCGGGCCTGCGCGCCGACTATCGCACCGAACTGCTGGCGCGCGTCAGGGACGCCGCGGCGCACGTGAAGACCGATCCGCTCGCATCGCCAACCGGGTTTCCGTTCAAGGTCGCCGACCTGCCCGGTACCGTCGCGCTGGAGGACGTGTACGCCAGGCGCGCGCGCATCTGCGATCTCGGGTACCTGCGCGAGGCCTATCGCATGGCGGACGGCACGATCGGCTACCGCTGCCCTGCCGAGCCCGTCTCCATCTACCGCAGCAAGGGCGGCGACGAAGCCGACACCGTGGGGCGCAAGTGCATCTGCAACGCGCTCGTCGCCACGGCCGGCCATCCGCAGGTGCGGGCGGGTAAACACATCGAGCCCGGCATCGTCACGTCCGGTGACGCGCTGATCGACGTGGCGCAGTTCCTCCGCGACGGGGCCGAGGCGTTCACGGCCGCCGACGTCGTACGCGCCATCCGCGATTCGTAGGGGACCGGTGTCCCGAGCCGTCGCGCCTGTCGCGGGTCGGGCACGCCCGACCCCGTGCGAGAGCGTGCGTTCGAGCATGCGGTGGCATGTCCTGTCGTCAGGCAGGCTCGTCAGTGGCGTACCATGCGGGACATGACCGCGCTGTATCCGCCAATTCTCCTCCTGCACTCCCTCACGCGCTGGGCGATCGTCGTGGCCGGCGTGTGGCTCGTCGTTGCCGCGATTCGGTCGCTCGGCCGGAGCGTCGCGTCCGGCGCCTCGCCGGTGGGCACTCCGTGGAAGGCCTACGTGCACAGCCTGCACGTGCAGCTGGTGCTCGGGGTGCTGTTGATGTTCATCAGCCCGACGGCGCAGTCCGCGTGGGCGAACATGGGGCTGACGATGAAGACGCGAGTGTTGCGGTTCTTCACCATCGAGCACACCGTGATGATGATCCTGGCCATCGGTCTTGCGGAGGCCGGCGCCGCGCGTGCCCGCAAGGCGGGCGACGCTCAGGCAGCGGCGCGCACCACGCTCATCTTCGGAGGCCTCTCGCTGCTTCTGATCTGCGCCGCGATCCCCTGGCCCTTCATGGGTGACATCGCACGGCCCTGGTTCCGAGTCTGGTAGGGGCAGGCGGGCCCGGCT
This region includes:
- a CDS encoding nitronate monooxygenase → MGVAISDWRLARAVSTTGALGVVSGTALDQVLARRLQDGDIGGHMRRALEAFPIPAIAARIRDRFFIPGGKPPRAAYETLPLQTVEGSAAFRELCVVANFVEVWLARQGHTNPVGINYLEKIQIPHLPSIYGALLAGVSAILMGAGIPLRIPGAIDALTSHEPASYPLTVTGGQPGDDATVTFDPATIVGDEKPPLTRPAFLAIVGSATLALTMLRKANGRVDGFVIEGPTAGGHNAPPRGKLQLSETGEPVYGERDKVDLAAFREFDRPFWLAGGYGSRDGLRAARQAGAAGVQVGTAFALCEDSGLRADYRTELLARVRDAAAHVKTDPLASPTGFPFKVADLPGTVALEDVYARRARICDLGYLREAYRMADGTIGYRCPAEPVSIYRSKGGDEADTVGRKCICNALVATAGHPQVRAGKHIEPGIVTSGDALIDVAQFLRDGAEAFTAADVVRAIRDS